A stretch of Prionailurus bengalensis isolate Pbe53 chromosome E4, Fcat_Pben_1.1_paternal_pri, whole genome shotgun sequence DNA encodes these proteins:
- the HLX gene encoding H2.0-like homeobox protein, whose product MFAAGLAPFYASNFSLWSAAYCSSAGPGGCSFPLDPAAVKKPSFCIADILHAGVGEPGAAPEGLAGASAAALTAHLGSAHPHASFQAAARSPLRPTPVVAPSEVPAGFPQRLSPLSAAYHHHHPQQQQQQQQPPQQQQPPPPPRAGALQPPASGARGVPNPPHSGSAPAPSSKDLKFGIDRILSAEFDPKVKEGNTLRDLTSLLTSGRPAGVHLPGLQPSAGQFFASLDPINEASAILSPLSSNPRNSVQHQFQDTFPGPYAVLTKDTMPQTYKRKRSWSRAVFSNLQRKGLEKRFEIQKYVTKPDRKQLAAMLGLTDAQVKVWFQNRRMKWRHSKEAQAQKDKDKEAGEKPSGGAAAADGEQEERSLSRSEGEAESESSDSESLDMAPSDTERTEGAERSLHQTTVIKASAAGALLPAGGGGSAGSGGGVGGSFGFGSLGGGGGAGSGGGASELLPAPQPTLSGAPQSPEPAPAPLGGL is encoded by the exons ATGTTCGCCGCCGGGCTGGCTCCCTTCTACGCCTCCAACTTCAGCCTCTGGTCGGCCGCTTACTGCTCCTCGGCCGGCCCGGGCGGCTGCTCCTTCCCCCTGGACCCCGCCGCGGTCAAGAAACCCTCCTTCTGCATCGCAGACATCCTGCACGCCGGCGTGGGGGAGCCGGGGGCGGCCCCGGAGGGTCTGGCGGGGGCCTCGGCCGCCGCCCTCACCGCGCACTTGGGCTCGGCTCACCCGCACGCCTCTTTCCAAGCTGCCGCCAGATCCCCGCTTCGACCCACCCCGGTGGTGGCGCCCTCCGAAGTCCCGGCTGGCTTCCCGCAGCGGCTGTCTCCGCTCTCAGCCGcctaccaccaccatcacccacagcaacaacagcagcagcaacaaccaccgcagcagcagcagcctccGCCTCCACCTCGGGCTGGCGCCTTGCAGCCTCCGGCCTCTGGGGCGCGGGGGGTCCCGAATCCCCCCCATAGCGGCTCGGCCCCGGCCCCCTCCAGCAAGGACCTCAAATTTGGAATTGACCGCATTTTGTCTGCAGAATTTGACCCCAAAGTCAAGGAAGGCAACACGCTGAGAG acctCACGTCCCTGCTAACCAGCGGGCGGCCCGCAGGCGTACACCTTCCCGGCCTGCAGCCTTCTGCCGGCCAGTTCTTCGCGTCTCTAGATCCCATTAACGAGGCTTCTGCCATCCTGAGCCCCTTAAGCTCGAACCCGAGAAATTCAGTCCAACATCAGTTTCAAGACACGTTCCCAG GTCCCTACGCTGTGCTCACGAAGGACACCATGCCGCAGACGTACAAGAGGAAGCGCTCATGGTCACGGGCTGTCTTCTCCAACCTGCAGAGGAAAGGCCTGGAGAAAAGGTTTGAGATTCAGAAGTACGTGACGAAGCCCGACCGAAAGCAGCTGGCCGCGATGCTGGGCCTCACCGACGCGCAG GTGAAGGTGTGGTTCCAGAACCGGCGGATGAAGTGGCGGCACTCCAAGGAGGCCCAGGCCCagaaggacaaggacaaggaggCGGGCGAGAAGCCGTCGGGCGGCGCCGCGGCCGCCGACGGCGAGCAAGAGGAGCGGAGCCTCAGCCGCTCGGAGGGCGAGGCCGAGAGCGAGAGCAGCGACTCCGAGTCTCTGGACATGGCCCCCAGCGACACGGAGCGGACCGAGGGGGCCGAGCGGTCACTGCACCAGACCACGGTCATCAAGGCCTCGGCCGCCGGCGCCCTCCTCCcggccggcggcggcgggagcgcAGGAAGCGGCGGCGGCGTTGGCGGCAGTTTCGGCTTCGGCAGCcttggcggcggcggcggcgcgggtaGCGGCGGCGGCGCCTCGGAGCTGCTGCCCGCGCCCCAGCCCACCCTCAGCGGCGCTCCGCAGAGCCCCGAGCCCGCCCCGGCGCCGCTGGGCGGCCTGTAG